AAAAGTTGCCTGTCCCCGTTTTAAGACTACTTTTTAATAAAAGTTGCCTGTCCCCGTTTTAAGACTACTTTTTAATAAAAGTTGCCTGTCCCCGTTTTACCTGCTTGCGATAATAGACCCATAATCCCCAGTCGAGCCTCTTTTTGATATAGCCGGAAAAGGCAGTAGGGGATCTCTCTCTTTCTTTTTGGTGTTCATAAACACCGATAATAAAGAGCAGTGCCCCTTGCTGGAAGACATCCTCATATTCTAATCCCATGCGGGCGTATCTTTTGGCTCTTGATTTTAACAAGGGTTTAAATTGATGGAATAATTCTTCCATGGCTTCTACGTCTCTCTGCTTGGCGCGAGCGATTAACTCTGATAATTCGGACATTTGAATCTCCTTTTTTAAAATAGTTTTCAATCTATATTTTTTAATTTTTGACACCTAAGGGGACTGGCTACTTTTTACTAAAAGTTGCCTGTCCCCTTAGGTAAAAAGTTGCCTGTCCCCGTTTTATGTCCCCGTTTTACTTAGTTTTTGCCTTAAAAGGTGGAAGCGTCTTCTTGCTTCTTCACTGGAAAGGATTTTCTCATTATCTTTGGAGCTGGTCTTTGTCTTTGTAGGGGGATTTATCCGTCCCCTTTCCTTATTAGGGGCTCGATGAAGCGAGCCCCTACCTTCAGAAATGGATGAGACTTGGATAGGAATATCCTCTGGTTGTCCATCCCGGTAATCGTTCTTAAGGGCTGCTACCAGCCAAGCGGCAGGTTTCTGGATATTCCTCCGCTCCATCAGCAAATCTAATTTCTCCTCAATCTTCTTGATCGAAAAGTCTTTCAGTATCCCCTCAATGAATTCCCTCTTAAAATCTAATTTAACCAACCGTTGTCTTATCACCATCGTTCTTTCTTCTCCTTTCTCTTTTATTTTTTTAAATTTAGCAGCAACAGCATCTTTTCCTCTGTTTGTTGTTGTTATATGGTTATGGTTAGGATTGTTATTATTAGGGTAGCGTTCCGCTACTACCCGAGATATCGTTACGCTACCACTGTCGGTAGGGTTCTGGAACTCTGGTGGTATCGCTACACTACCACCGGCATTATTTTTAATACCTGAAAAAAAGGATAAAAGGATCTTCTCTGGAGGAGTGATTTGATAGACATTATGATAATAGTAATTTTTAGAGGATTTATCCTTGGCGATATTTTTAATGAAATTTTGTTTAAGCAAAATATTTAAATTTCTAATTATGGTAGTTTTTGCCAGTCCCGTCTCTTGGCTCATGGTATTTAAAGATGGCCAGGCAATATCTTTATTCTTGTGACAATAAGACAAAAGAGAAAGATAGACTATACTAGGTAGTGCTCCCATCACCTTGATCAACTTTCTGAAAAAATAATCAGGCACCATAGTAAAACTATAATTATTTGGTTCATATTGCTCATTTTGTTTTTCTTTTTCCATCTATTGTTCTTCCTTCATTGATAAAAGTCGTAAGTCTTAAAAGTAAGTGTTTTAGTTTCAAGTCTTTTGTAGGGGGCGGATTCATCCGCCCCGCCGGGAGGGGACTGGCTGCTTTTTAATAAAAGTTGCCTGTCCCCGTTTTACCCAGGCTACTTTTTATTAAAAGTTGCCTGTCCCCTCAGGTCGGCCGACCTTTATAATTACAACATAAATATTTTTTCTTGTAATAACTTTTCTGTTTATTATTTGTTTATTTTCTGTTTATATTTTTTAAGGTAAGAAAGAATAAAAAAAATCCAGACAACACAATGGTTATCTGGATTTTAATCAAGATAAAAATATTATATTTTTAAAAAATTATGATGGTTTTTGTCTTAATTTATTTTTAATTTATCTTCTTCTAAATTCAACATAATTCCTCTTCGAGAAATTACTTTTAAAATATCTTTGACCCTTTTATTATTCTTTTTATTTTTACCAATAATTTTTAGAATGCCTCTTCTTATTCTATATAAATGACAGGTTATCTGAACGTAAGTGGCATCCTCATTTTCTTTCCATATTGTATCTAAAAGGTCATTATAGGTGAGTATTTTTCCTCTATTTTGGGCTAAAAGGTAGATTAAGGAAAATTCTATTGCTGTAACTCTTATCTCTTTCCCCTCAAAGATAATTCTATCCGGGCGGTGTTGGTCGATCTCTAAAATAGCTGCCGGTTTTCGCTCAGCGGTTTCGGTTTTCAACTCTTTAGCAGTGGCCGCCGTGGTCAGTTTTGGGTGCTCACTTTCAGTTTCAGCATTAGAATTGTTAGCAGTCGCCTTATTAGAATTATTAGCCTTTACCTTTTGTTTTTTCGCTTCTTCATTTTCTTTTTCTTCTTTTATCCTGCTCTTAATCCTATTTACTAATCTCTCTGGCAGTACCTTACTCAGCTCTTCCTCTCCTATTTCTTTCAAACAATCCTCATTTTCATATCCTTCTTTTACCAACCTTTCAATATAATACCGGGTTAATCCGGGGATATGTAATCGCGCCAAGCTTAAACCTTCTTCTTCCACCCCTTCTACCATCCGTTCAGATAAAAGCCTGATCTTCTTTACATCTTTTTCTCGACCCTTGCTCCAGCCGCTATCTTCGGCAATGGCCGCCAGGCTATCGGCCAGCCAGGAAAATCCTTCTCCCAGTCTCTCTATCGTACCCCGGTAAAGACTGTACTCCTGTTCAATACTCTTGCTTTCTCTTTCTCCGATCCAATCATATAAGAGGAGCGTCTTTTTAAAGGCCAGATAATCTTCCAGGGTAGTTTTCCCTTTGATCAGGCCAAATTCCCCCTGATAAATCTCCTTACCTTCTTCTCCTAAATTAAAGATTAAAGCCAGCAGCTTATTACGGTAGATTTCCTGCCAGTCAGTATAATTATAGCGGTCTACCCGATAACCCTTTCGGTAGAATTGAGGATAAGGAATAGGCAGGGATTTGCCGTCTTCACTTTCCGTTAAGGTGAGGATAATCTCCAGATCACTTATTTCGCCTTGAATAGATTTCTCTATCCAGGATAAAAAATAAAGATAGGTAGCCACTTTAATCCCTTTAGCGGTGATCAGGAGGCCGGTAGGAGTAGGAGCTAATCTGCCTTTCGCATCTTCTATCACCAACTGATTATCTTTTAAATTCTGCAGGGCATCTTCAATTCCTTCCTTAATTCTTTTTTTATCCAGCACCCATTGCCAATAACCAGTTGGCTGATCCAATAGGGCAGCCATATTATCTTTACCATTTACCATTAGTCGAAGTAAGAGAGTAGTCAAATCCCTTTCCTTCTTTTTAGGACCTGCTCCGGCAAGGGCATTGGGATAGGGTATTATTTCCTCTGCTACCTGTCCCCTTATTTTATTATCCTCTGCCTGGGTATCCCGTAGAAAATTAAAATAGAGGTTTTGATAAATAGTCTCCGAAAGCAGGGAATGGGCCAAAAAAATGACCCTTCCGAATTCTTCCTCTCTTCCGCTATTTAACCTTCCTGCTCTTCCACCCATATTTTCTATATCGGTAAAACTAAGACTGGTCAGCTGGACCTCCTTACTATCTCCGTTAATATTTTCTATCTTATCCATAGAGAGAATGACATTCTTGAAAGGAAGGTTAATTCCCATTGCCAAAGTGGTTGTAGCACAGATGACTTTTATTTCTCCCTGGCGTAGATAATTTTCTACTAAATTTCTTTCTTCCCAGGAAAGGTCAGCATTATGATAAGCCATCCCTTTTTCCAGAAGAGGGAGCAGAATATCCCGGGATAGAGTCTCCTCCATCTGGTTAAGCTCCTCTATGGCTGATTTGGCAGGAGGGCATTCCAGTCTATCGGCTAGCCACTCAGCCCACTTTTTACTTTCTGATTTAGTGGGAAAGAAGAGGAGGGTAGGTTCATGATGTAAAATAAAATAACGGACTGTCTCCAGGACATAATCTTTCTGGCAATTATCGGATACCGCCTGGGGAGGGAAGAATACTTCTTCCCCGAACTTCTTTTCATTATGAGTAATGTATTTAAAGACTCCTTCTCTCACGATTCCCTTGCGCAGCTCTACCGGACGTTGGTAGGAGGTGAGCAGCCGGGAAGGAAACCAGCTTAAAAAAGCTTCTTGATTTTCTAAGAAAGCCGAGAGAGAAATGATTTTGATCTTTTGCTCCCGTTTTTGTAAATGAACCAGCATCTCCTCCAAAAGGGGACCTCTTTCCGGATCATTGATTAGCTGCAGTTCATCGATGACTACTAAAGAAACCCTGCTTAGGAAGGAGGGATACTTTAAGAGAAAATAATTAAATTTTTCATAGACCATGATGGCGACCTGAAATTGTCCCCGGCTAATCTTTTTATCCTCTTCTTTGCGGTCACGGGAAGAGGTGGTGATATCGATTCCGCAGTGGCTATATAGTCTTTTAAAATGCCGGTATTTTTCTTCCGCCAGGGTTTTTAAAGGGACTAAATAGAGGATTTTCTTTTTATGGATAACCTGTGAAATAGCCGCCATCTCCCCGATGAAGGTCTTCCCCGAAGAAGTCGGCGCAATCACCAAAAGATTCTGATTTCTCTCTACCCCTCGCCCTTCCAGCACCCCATAATATCTGACCGCTTTCTCCTGCACCGTCAGCAGGTAAGGAGAATAACTCTTCTCCCAGATATCCACAATATAGGAGGGGACTCCCCAAACTTCTAAATCTCTCATCTTCATCGGTTTTTTGAACAATTTACTTCCTTCCTTTCTAATCATTTATTAAAAATATATCTAAATAAGCAGGTGCGAACAAAAATTCGTAAGTCTATTTTACCCCACTTCTTTTCCCATTGCAACAAATATTTTAAAAAAACTTTTCTCCCTGTCTTTGCGAAGAATAAAGCGACTAAGCAATCTCATTACCTCCCCCTCATTGGAGCATAGCGTCACGACAATCTCAAAGGTAGGGGTCTGATTCATCAGACCTTTCTCATCTCTCTGCTGTTGCGAAAGTCATGTTAAATGTTAAAACTAGCTCTTATCCTTATTCTTTATTTTGACATTACCGATTATTGCGATAAAATATCAATGTAAAAAAGAGTTCCGTAAGTTATTTGGGAGATAACCTATGAATACTAAAAATACATATAAGATTTTAGGACCGATAGAGACGAATATTGTGGCTCGTTTGACCTATGAAAAAAAGGCTATTGTTAAGGCGAAAGAAATGGATCAAATGTTTAATCTTTCACCGGAGGATAGAAAACAAATTGTTTTTAGGCTCAAAAAGAAAAAAATACTTTCATTAATAAAACCAGGTGTGTATGTTTTTTCTCCTCTTGAAGCAGGTCCAGAAGGAATGGGTGTAGATGAGTTACTTATCCCGCCATTTTTCTTTCCGAAGAAAAACTACTATGTTGGATATTCGACCATGTTTAACTATTATGGATTTATCGAGCAGCTTTTTCAAACCGTGTACGTTCTAAATACCACCAAGCGTATGGAAAAGATAATTTGCGGTTTGTCTTATAGATTTATCAAGATAAAGGAAAATCGTATCTATGGAATAGAAAAAATAAGGATAAAAGATGAAGAAATAAACATCAGTTCAAAAGAGAGGACGCTAATAGACCTTATTTATTTTAAGAAACCTGTTGGAGGTATTATCAACGCTTCCAAGATATTTACAGAAATTGTAAAAAATAATAAATGTAATATAAAAAAACTGGTTGAATATGCAGTTTGCTTTCCCAATATTAAGACCAGAAAGCGTATTGGGTTGATACTTGATGATGCCGGAGTTCCTGAAAATATTTTGAAGCCTCTCCTAAAAAGCATAGAAAGACATCTATTGGTTCTCTTAGCAGTTCGCGTAAAGGCACACTGAATAAAAAATGGAGAGTTATAATCAATGATTCACGAAAATAAAGATGAGTTTATCAAAACATTAGGAAGGGCATCAAAGAAAAAGGGTTTTCTGTTACCACTCATTGAAAAAGATCATTACTTAACTGATTCTTCATAAATTTAAATCGTTTCATTTCGTAGGTATCTTCGTTAAATTGAGCCAGCTGATAATAAGAAATGATATTTTTCTGCCAGGCAAATTTTGATCCTTTGATAAGTGATTTCATCGTATTCTTTTCAAGATTCATTTTCCCGAATTTGCTTTCTTCATAGCAAAAAATGATCATTTCGACTAAATTATTCAATCCTCCGTTTAAGGGATAATTGAATATTTTTATTTGGTTATATTTTTTATCGATGATCTCTATCATTTCAAGATCTTTCCTGGAGAACTTGCTAAAAAGAAGTTCTAAGCAGTTCAAAAGCCAGTCGTCTTTATCAATTGATTCTAAAAAAAGATGCTGTGTAATTTCATGTAACACAGCTTTTTTTATATCCAGGAATTTATCCCTCATTTCTTCGATATAGGCAAGCTCTCTGAATGTCAATGTTTTTCTCAAAATGCATGGTTGGCTATTATATTTTGGGAATTGTTTGTTTTTATGAAAGAAACATTTCTTTACGAAGAAATAAGGATCATGGCGGGGATTTTTGATTCGATGGTAATTTTTGATATATTTAGGTAGATTAATGGGATAATTTGGCGCCAATTTGCAAAACAGCCATACACTTTCCGTGAGATTATATTCCGGCCAGCCGGTTTTAATTAAAGACCTGGTATTGTCTTCAAGATACATTGAAAAAGCTTTCATTAAATAAGCTATTTCCTTTAGGGTAAAATAGGGGATAATTCCATAAGTCCTTTGAAGCATTTGATGTTCTTTGGCATAAGCACATATTTGTTTTTAAAAAAATTTAGGGCATAATGGGGGGAGAGGTAGTTCAGTGAATCTTCGAAGTTGGGGGAGAAGAAGATGTTGGAAACGGCTCCAAAAGTATCCCTGGCAGATAAAGGAAATTTCAGTTCTAAATACCTTTTCCTTCTCGGGGTGATCAAGGTTCTTTTTAGGATAAAAGAAATTTCTTGGATGATCGTTTCTTTATCGTATATTTTACCGGTTGGTGCAATGTCAGGTTGATTAGAATAGTGTTTTTCATAAATACTACAAGCCTTAGTGCGGATTAATGCTTCGTTATCTTTTTTCAATATTCAAATACCTTATTTTTAAAGTGCAAACATTAATTATTATAAGGTATTAGAATTAAAATTCAAAATAAATAAATTCATTGCTTATTTATTATCTCAATACTAACCTGCTTCTCCTGATATTCCTTGATTTATCAGTAAAAAACAAGAACTACATACTGGGAAGTTTGAAATATATTTTGAAAAAAAGAAGGATTTTATAAGCCTTTTGTCGTATTATAAAAAGGATATAGAAAAATTAAAGAAGATTTATTTTTTGCTCCCTGCTGGCGATTCAATAAGGTAAATATATATTCTTGAAGTGTGACAAAAAATCTATCCTGGCACAATAGTTTAAGGAGAAGAATATGTCAAAAATAAAAAAAATTGATTTACGGTCAATGAGTATTATTGAAGAACAAAAAGAAAAGTTACGCAAGTTATTTCCGGAAGTTTTTACTGAAGACAAGATCGATTTTGAGAAATTAAAACTTACTTTGGGTAAGGCAATTGAAGTGGGGAAAGAACGGTACGGGATGACCTGGCCGGGCAAAGCCGATTGTTTTAAGATTATTCAGAGTTCAAGCATTGGAACATTAAAACCTTGCCGAGAAGAGTCTGTCAACTTTGATAATACCGAGAACCTATTTATCGAAGGAGATAATCTTGAAGTATTAAAACTTCTTCAAAAGTCCTATTATGGAAAAGTTAAAATGATATACATCGACCCACCTTATAATACCGGTAATGATTTTATTTATCCCGATGATTATAAAGAGAACCTGACCACCTATTTACAATATACTGGTCAGGTTGATGCTGAGGGCAAAAAATTTTCTACTAATACGGATACAGAAGGAAGGTTCCATAGTAAATGGCTTAATATGATGTATCCACGGGTGTTCTTAGCAAAGAATTTGCTGCGTGATGACGGTGTAATTTTTATTAGTATAGATGACAATGAAGCGCATAGTTTTCGTGCCATTATGAATGAAATATTCGGTGAGGAAAATTTTATAGGATGTTTTACAATCAATACAACTCCAAATGCACGAGATTATGGGCACATCGGGAAAATGCATGAATATTGCCTTTTCTATGCTAAAAGTATTAACTCTACTGAGACGAATTTGATTACAGATAAAGAAAAAACGTTTAGATATAAAGATTCCGTTGGCGAATTTAATGTGCATCCGCTTTACAATAGTAACGAAGCATTTTCCAAAGATAACCGTCCCAATCTTTTTTACCCTTTTTATCTTTTGTCTAAAAAGAAAGTTAGCGAAATTGGTGATAACTTTTTTGAAATAAGTCTGGACAAATCAATTGATGGCATTGAAATATTACCGCCTTTGTCACAAAAAAACAAGGTCCAATTCGTATGGAGATGGGGGAGAGATAAAGCGCAAAGTGAGCTAAATAAAGAAATAATCGGATATATGACAGGAGATGGTGAATATAGAATTGTTCAAAAAATGCGGACTACTGAAAAACTTATAAGGTCTCTGATTAGTGGGGTTGAATTTACATCTCGTAGAGGAACAGCTGAATTAGAGAAAATATTTGATAAAAAGATAATGGAATTCCCTAAACCAGTTGAATTGATCAAGCATTTTGTAAAGGCGGGGGCTGGTTTCAATGACATAATTCTTGATTTTTTTGCTGGTTCTTCTTCAACTGCACACGCGGTTATTGACCTAAACAAAGAAGACGGCGGTAATCGTAAATTTATCATGGTTCAACTTCCCGAAATTTGCAACGAAAATTCCGAAGCTTACAAAGCAGGTTATAAAACTATCGCCGATATTGGCAAAGAGCGGATCCGACGCGTAATAAAAAAAATTAAAAAAGAAACAGAACAAACCTTGTTTAAGAATAATAAAATGGATTTAG
The DNA window shown above is from Candidatus Atribacteria bacterium and carries:
- a CDS encoding DEAD/DEAH box helicase, which codes for MFKKPMKMRDLEVWGVPSYIVDIWEKSYSPYLLTVQEKAVRYYGVLEGRGVERNQNLLVIAPTSSGKTFIGEMAAISQVIHKKKILYLVPLKTLAEEKYRHFKRLYSHCGIDITTSSRDRKEEDKKISRGQFQVAIMVYEKFNYFLLKYPSFLSRVSLVVIDELQLINDPERGPLLEEMLVHLQKREQKIKIISLSAFLENQEAFLSWFPSRLLTSYQRPVELRKGIVREGVFKYITHNEKKFGEEVFFPPQAVSDNCQKDYVLETVRYFILHHEPTLLFFPTKSESKKWAEWLADRLECPPAKSAIEELNQMEETLSRDILLPLLEKGMAYHNADLSWEERNLVENYLRQGEIKVICATTTLAMGINLPFKNVILSMDKIENINGDSKEVQLTSLSFTDIENMGGRAGRLNSGREEEFGRVIFLAHSLLSETIYQNLYFNFLRDTQAEDNKIRGQVAEEIIPYPNALAGAGPKKKERDLTTLLLRLMVNGKDNMAALLDQPTGYWQWVLDKKRIKEGIEDALQNLKDNQLVIEDAKGRLAPTPTGLLITAKGIKVATYLYFLSWIEKSIQGEISDLEIILTLTESEDGKSLPIPYPQFYRKGYRVDRYNYTDWQEIYRNKLLALIFNLGEEGKEIYQGEFGLIKGKTTLEDYLAFKKTLLLYDWIGERESKSIEQEYSLYRGTIERLGEGFSWLADSLAAIAEDSGWSKGREKDVKKIRLLSERMVEGVEEEGLSLARLHIPGLTRYYIERLVKEGYENEDCLKEIGEEELSKVLPERLVNRIKSRIKEEKENEEAKKQKVKANNSNKATANNSNAETESEHPKLTTAATAKELKTETAERKPAAILEIDQHRPDRIIFEGKEIRVTAIEFSLIYLLAQNRGKILTYNDLLDTIWKENEDATYVQITCHLYRIRRGILKIIGKNKKNNKRVKDILKVISRRGIMLNLEEDKLKIN
- a CDS encoding helix-turn-helix domain-containing protein, giving the protein MEKEKQNEQYEPNNYSFTMVPDYFFRKLIKVMGALPSIVYLSLLSYCHKNKDIAWPSLNTMSQETGLAKTTIIRNLNILLKQNFIKNIAKDKSSKNYYYHNVYQITPPEKILLSFFSGIKNNAGGSVAIPPEFQNPTDSGSVTISRVVAERYPNNNNPNHNHITTTNRGKDAVAAKFKKIKEKGEERTMVIRQRLVKLDFKREFIEGILKDFSIKKIEEKLDLLMERRNIQKPAAWLVAALKNDYRDGQPEDIPIQVSSISEGRGSLHRAPNKERGRINPPTKTKTSSKDNEKILSSEEARRRFHLLRQKLSKTGT
- a CDS encoding site-specific DNA-methyltransferase, producing MKKIDLRSMSIIEEQKEKLRKLFPEVFTEDKIDFEKLKLTLGKAIEVGKERYGMTWPGKADCFKIIQSSSIGTLKPCREESVNFDNTENLFIEGDNLEVLKLLQKSYYGKVKMIYIDPPYNTGNDFIYPDDYKENLTTYLQYTGQVDAEGKKFSTNTDTEGRFHSKWLNMMYPRVFLAKNLLRDDGVIFISIDDNEAHSFRAIMNEIFGEENFIGCFTINTTPNARDYGHIGKMHEYCLFYAKSINSTETNLITDKEKTFRYKDSVGEFNVHPLYNSNEAFSKDNRPNLFYPFYLLSKKKVSEIGDNFFEISLDKSIDGIEILPPLSQKNKVQFVWRWGRDKAQSELNKEIIGYMTGDGEYRIVQKMRTTEKLIRSLISGVEFTSRRGTAELEKIFDKKIMEFPKPVELIKHFVKAGAGFNDIILDFFAGSSSTAHAVIDLNKEDGGNRKFIMVQLPEICNENSEAYKAGYKTIADIGKERIRRVIKKIKKETEQTLFKNNKMDLGFKVFKLDKSNFKIWGTEQISPDKASIEKQLELHIDHISYKASQDDILYEILLKAGFNLTTKIEKIKLAGKAVYSIEGGAMLICLEKELTKELIKAMAEKQPSRVICLDRGFSNNDQLKTNAVQIMKSKGVDDFRTV